The genomic interval AGGTTGTCAGTGAGCATTGGGTGCCTCTCCAGATTCAGCAACGGCGCGCATGTGCAGCTTGATGCCGCAGGACTTGGCGAGCACCTGCAGCTCTGCCACCGTGGTGGACGGGCTTTGCAGGGCTTGACCGAAATCGACAAGCCGCTGACCCAGCCTCCCTAGTTCAGTTGTCAGGTGATCCGTATAGACGCGGGTGTCGGTTGTGGTGATGGTCATGGCTGCTGCTCCTGCTGCGCCTGCATCTGGTTCGCCAGCACAAGCGCACCGAGCAGGGCCTGCTGGCGCTGCTGCAGGCCCAGGTACTCCCGGATCGCCTTCACGATCAGCGAGTTCATGGAGCGATCGTCCGCGTCCGCAGCCTTGGCCACCTCGTCGCGCATCCCATCAGGGAGACGCACGACGAATTTGTCAGCCGTGCGCGAGCCGTATTCAAAGGCCATGGGACACCTCCAAAGGGTTCGCTGTCACGTTGTGCACCACCGGCTGCTCCAAGGCTTCCAGGCGCAGGGCGGTGTCGATCTCCTGATCCAGTTCTTCGGCAGAGAACCAGTTATCGCCGCGCACCACCAGCAGGTCTTCGTCGGGATCTTCGATGCGCTCGCGATTACGCAGCCAGCGATACCGGCGGGCATCGGCAGCCATGCGGACGTGGTCTTCGATGTCGAACGCTGGCGCCTCTTGGGCAGTGCCTTCGGCGACACGGCGCTGGTGGATCTCCTCGCGATCAACCACCACTCCACGCGGGGCCTCGATCCCCAGGCGGACCTGGCAGCCGTTAACCTGGGCCACGCTGACCCGGATGTTGCCGCCGATGATGACGGCCTTGCCGATGTTGCGGCTTAGCATGAGCATGTTTGAATCTCCTTATTTAAGGCGAGCGAGTACCCGCCGAGTAACTTGGCTTTCGATAAAAGTTGTTGATGTTGCTGTGCGGAAGTTATGCCTTGAACAGGCTGAATACTTCGCGCTTACTTTTGCCTACCATTCCGGCGATTGCTGAAACTTTCACTTGTGCGTCGGTGTGCCGCTTAATCTGGTCAACATCAAGTTCTCCGAGGCGAGTATGTTTCATGACCTTCTCGCATTTACTGAACTCGCGGCGAACACCTTGCATTGCGTTATCAACAGCGATGAATGCCTGGTCGCTCGGCGGAACAATCCGATAACCCTTGCCGCGCACGCTAACAATGTAGATTTGATGTTGAGTTAACAGTGCTTCCTTGAACTGCTCTACACGGTCCAAGATTATGAACTGACAGTTGACCATTTCCTTTGCGGTGCTGGGCTTCGGCAAGTTCAGCGCCCACTCAAGCCAGGCGTGGCTGATGAGCTGGCCATCCTCGAACTTGTCGGCAAGGAACTGCTCGACGGCCTTGTCCAGGCTCCAGCTGTTCGGCTTGAGCGGCACGACAGGCATTACAGCACCTCCACGGCGAAGCGGCCGAATTTCGGGCGGTAGTCGCCGACACCGCAGTACTGGCCAGCGTCCTCGAGGCACTTCAACACCTGGTCGCGGTCGATGGACTCCTGGTCGTAGGCGATCTCGCAGACCACTGCCCAGGAGCGGAAGAGGGGGCGATATCGGGTGATTCGGGCGGTGCCGACCTTCACCGAGCGGGCATCGTAGAACTGCTCATCCCACAGGCCTTCTACGGTGCGCGGGCCTT from Pseudomonas kermanshahensis carries:
- a CDS encoding Arc family DNA-binding protein, with the translated sequence MAFEYGSRTADKFVVRLPDGMRDEVAKAADADDRSMNSLIVKAIREYLGLQQRQQALLGALVLANQMQAQQEQQP
- a CDS encoding carbon storage regulator, whose amino-acid sequence is MLMLSRNIGKAVIIGGNIRVSVAQVNGCQVRLGIEAPRGVVVDREEIHQRRVAEGTAQEAPAFDIEDHVRMAADARRYRWLRNRERIEDPDEDLLVVRGDNWFSAEELDQEIDTALRLEALEQPVVHNVTANPLEVSHGL